One window from the genome of Leptospira ryugenii encodes:
- the proC gene encoding pyrroline-5-carboxylate reductase, with the protein MAERIGIIGLGKMGEAIARSLYARTQSQVFGYDPFTKTRQPFVSYQNSIADLEAVADVLVVAVKPADVTKVLGECKQPKVFLSIAAGISVETMQSASPKGSQVVRMMPNLPLLVGKGAIGYFTTSKLDDLVSSVFFGLGLLVKVDKEAHLDAITGLSGSGPAFVLSFLQGLAEGGLKEGLTYSQSLDLALQTIEGSISYFKHLKEEDPNIHPMEVRNWVTSPAGTTIHGLDALERAGFMTAVRDAVASATNRSRELGKGG; encoded by the coding sequence ATGGCTGAACGCATTGGTATCATTGGTCTCGGGAAAATGGGAGAGGCAATCGCAAGAAGCCTCTATGCACGCACACAATCACAAGTTTTTGGCTATGATCCCTTTACGAAAACCAGACAGCCCTTCGTATCCTACCAAAACTCGATTGCAGACTTGGAAGCCGTAGCTGATGTCTTGGTTGTTGCCGTTAAACCAGCTGACGTAACGAAGGTGCTAGGTGAATGTAAACAGCCAAAAGTATTTCTTTCCATTGCAGCAGGTATCTCTGTAGAAACAATGCAATCCGCCTCTCCTAAAGGGAGCCAAGTGGTGAGGATGATGCCAAATTTACCTCTCCTTGTTGGGAAGGGTGCCATCGGCTATTTTACTACATCCAAATTAGATGATTTGGTTTCTTCTGTCTTTTTTGGGCTAGGGCTCCTTGTTAAGGTAGACAAAGAGGCACACTTGGATGCCATCACTGGGCTCTCTGGCTCTGGACCTGCCTTTGTCTTGAGTTTTTTGCAAGGATTGGCTGAAGGTGGACTGAAGGAAGGTTTGACTTATTCCCAAAGTTTAGACCTCGCCTTACAAACGATAGAGGGTAGTATCAGCTACTTTAAACACCTAAAAGAAGAAGACCCAAACATTCATCCCATGGAGGTCCGCAATTGGGTCACCTCACCGGCGGGGACAACCATACACGGATTGGATGCTTTGGAGAGAGCTGGCTTTATGACGGCAGTGCGAGATGCTGTGGCTTCCGCCACGAACCGGAGTAGAGAGTTGGGAAAAGGGGGATGA
- a CDS encoding YggS family pyridoxal phosphate-dependent enzyme, whose amino-acid sequence MKAKFPLRDFAIIAVSKTKEYPIVREAYLQGIRIFGENYIPEATEKFQRLFSEFPNAKDEVQLHHIGPTQTGTLRKLFPLFTATHGVASFSTLKELLKRAEKEQTSISYFLQCNISGEETKHGFSFEEILMAKEQSVPFENPCCKFLGFMGMGPSSGDETETRAAFLRLAQFRDQSFPDKKLSMGMSGDFEWAVELGSNYLRIGSLIFGERTYG is encoded by the coding sequence ATGAAAGCGAAGTTTCCCCTGCGGGACTTTGCCATCATTGCCGTTTCCAAAACCAAAGAGTATCCGATTGTCAGAGAAGCTTACCTCCAAGGCATACGTATCTTTGGAGAAAATTATATCCCAGAAGCCACAGAAAAATTCCAGAGACTATTTTCTGAATTTCCAAATGCGAAAGATGAAGTTCAATTGCACCACATTGGGCCTACCCAAACCGGCACCTTACGTAAGTTATTTCCTCTATTCACAGCTACCCATGGGGTAGCATCCTTTTCCACTTTAAAAGAACTGCTGAAGAGGGCAGAAAAGGAGCAAACATCCATCTCCTATTTTTTACAATGTAACATCAGTGGTGAAGAAACAAAACATGGATTTTCCTTTGAAGAAATCCTCATGGCGAAAGAACAGTCTGTACCGTTTGAAAATCCATGCTGTAAATTTTTAGGCTTTATGGGTATGGGTCCTAGCAGCGGGGACGAAACAGAAACGCGAGCTGCTTTTTTACGATTGGCACAATTCCGAGACCAATCTTTTCCCGATAAAAAACTCTCGATGGGAATGAGTGGAGATTTTGAATGGGCAGTGGAATTAGGATCCAATTATTTACGAATCGGCTCCTTAATTTTTGGAGAAAGAACGTATGGCTGA
- a CDS encoding flagellar filament outer layer protein FlaA has translation MNPTVKKFILVLYFFLSLVSPMGGAPRPWDQDEEGRVILLDQTLAQERNYVLFVAEDFEGNRPWAFYRSDSFLAHTQFSAFLSDSTAFPKEKAVYQKYGYEGFQNQTSFLIQSFVENPKTDHWDIRPAKPLLLPTGLPIQAILWVYSEGHHINLELLVSQKKSEDIHLPLGMLNFVGWRRLEVPINLPAKNAKLLQSLSIPVSVKGFHLATRTTQKKGAFHLCFDNLTFVIDTSTFTYPGAEIKDNWGKNN, from the coding sequence ATGAATCCAACCGTAAAAAAATTCATACTGGTTTTATATTTTTTTCTGAGTTTGGTCTCACCCATGGGAGGAGCACCAAGACCCTGGGACCAAGATGAAGAAGGAAGGGTAATCTTACTCGACCAAACCCTAGCGCAAGAGAGAAACTATGTCTTATTCGTTGCCGAAGATTTTGAAGGAAATCGGCCTTGGGCCTTTTACAGATCCGATTCCTTTTTGGCACATACTCAATTCTCAGCATTTCTATCTGACTCCACTGCCTTTCCTAAGGAGAAAGCCGTTTACCAAAAGTACGGCTACGAAGGATTCCAAAACCAAACCTCTTTCCTCATCCAATCATTTGTTGAAAATCCCAAAACTGACCATTGGGATATAAGGCCCGCAAAACCTTTGTTATTGCCAACTGGGCTTCCTATACAGGCGATTCTTTGGGTCTATTCTGAAGGCCACCACATCAATTTAGAGCTACTCGTTTCGCAAAAGAAATCAGAAGATATCCATCTACCATTGGGTATGCTTAATTTTGTAGGTTGGAGACGATTGGAAGTTCCCATCAACCTTCCTGCAAAGAATGCAAAATTATTACAAAGTTTATCCATCCCTGTATCGGTGAAGGGATTTCACTTAGCGACAAGAACGACGCAAAAAAAAGGTGCGTTTCACCTTTGCTTTGACAATCTAACGTTTGTCATAGATACCTCAACCTTTACCTATCCTGGTGCTGAAATCAAAGACAATTGGGGTAAAAATAATTGA
- a CDS encoding 3-deoxy-D-manno-octulosonic acid transferase: MDILPSQKTIWLHGPSVGELDQVRAFASVVKQKDPSLQVYVSYYSDSVLDKHLQDPNFDFCFRLPFDLPNAYELILKKWRPLFLCIFAWDTWPNLVKSCHESSIDVYLASATLSESSSRLKGLSLLLTKKTFSYFTAIYPTNEILTPLFSNIAPRGTEIQALGDTRIDTILAKLEKGKPGKSFSQVIQQFSDSFRNKNLVCFGSTYPSCEEKILSSLSQIPEEEIQNKSFWVFPHKWEEIRMSEFSAKLQRYGLVKRFSELKTLVSGKLPQFVLVDEMGILAFAYQYARFAYVGGGFHHRIHNTLEPAAFGLALFTGPKITNASEAIIMQRLGGLKVVHSNLEFTDTLRNFLNSDERSTSLGQKNKQFVLDNRGASERLYAKVFSAHD; encoded by the coding sequence ATGGACATTCTGCCTTCCCAAAAGACGATTTGGTTGCATGGCCCAAGTGTCGGTGAACTTGACCAAGTGAGGGCCTTTGCAAGTGTAGTTAAACAAAAAGACCCTTCTCTTCAAGTCTATGTTTCCTATTATTCCGATAGTGTTTTGGATAAACATTTACAAGATCCAAATTTTGATTTTTGTTTTCGACTTCCTTTTGATTTACCCAATGCTTACGAATTGATTCTAAAAAAATGGAGACCCCTCTTTCTATGTATTTTTGCCTGGGATACTTGGCCCAATTTAGTCAAGTCTTGCCATGAATCTTCTATAGATGTCTACCTTGCCTCGGCGACTCTTTCGGAATCTTCTTCTCGATTAAAAGGGCTTTCTTTGCTCCTAACCAAAAAAACCTTCTCCTACTTTACAGCGATTTACCCAACAAACGAAATTCTCACACCTTTATTTTCAAATATTGCTCCACGAGGGACAGAGATACAAGCGCTTGGTGACACAAGGATTGATACCATACTCGCAAAATTGGAAAAGGGAAAACCAGGTAAATCTTTCTCTCAAGTGATTCAACAATTTTCAGATTCTTTTCGAAATAAGAACTTGGTTTGTTTTGGTTCCACCTATCCCAGTTGTGAAGAAAAGATTCTTTCTTCCCTTTCGCAAATCCCTGAAGAAGAAATACAAAACAAATCGTTTTGGGTTTTCCCACACAAATGGGAAGAAATTCGGATGTCAGAGTTTTCCGCAAAGCTTCAAAGATATGGTCTAGTGAAACGCTTCTCAGAGCTAAAAACATTGGTGTCTGGAAAGTTACCACAATTTGTTTTGGTAGACGAGATGGGGATTCTTGCCTTTGCCTATCAATATGCACGTTTTGCTTATGTCGGCGGAGGATTCCACCACCGCATTCACAATACCTTGGAACCAGCCGCCTTTGGTTTGGCACTCTTTACCGGCCCAAAGATCACAAATGCGTCAGAAGCTATCATTATGCAGAGATTAGGTGGTCTAAAAGTTGTACACAGCAACTTAGAATTTACCGACACACTGAGAAATTTTTTAAACTCCGATGAACGGAGCACATCCCTAGGCCAAAAAAATAAGCAGTTTGTGCTGGATAATCGAGGTGCCTCAGAAAGACTTTACGCAAAGGTCTTTTCTGCGCATGACTGA
- the nadE gene encoding NAD(+) synthase yields the protein MTELHISAVTLNTTPLAFRRNRELVIQALQSKATERADFILFPELCLSGYGCEDAFYRESVWEESWKSLLALLPFTLGRTVFVGLPIFHSGFLYNCVAVLSQNQIKALVPKIHLANTGIHYEKRWFHSPLQRIDDRYIPEFGLEGALQTEIPFGHFLFVSNRVRFALEICEDSWVSKRLSHEYAERGLDLLFSPGASHFALGKREIRHRIFSETSRSNQIVTVFTNLQGNEAGRAIYDGGAFVCQHGRLQKEGERFSFREHSVLNFVTSLSEIRGGQAREKRSHTDSFVRESIPVLNLGEWNKPKVKDFRNQTTSEILADELSPFEEFTRAVSLGLFDYLRKSKTKGYTLSLSGGADSAACAILVDSMKRFAKEELGDSIFANLGINEKNLLVTLYQKTDNNSEITEHIAETLSKELGCEYHSIRIDSAVETSLQLIQSVMKRELTWAEDDLALQNIQARVRSPLIWLLANMNGHLLISTGNRSEASVGYTTMDGDASGSLCPISGVSKEFILQWFDDILAGKNRYIQARESIRLLRNTRPTAELRPLHEHQEDERDLMPYPLLQSIEESFVGLGLSSQDCLKRISDLYPNFEREYLKKQIERFQKLFQSSQWKRERLAPSFHLDRYGLDPKTSYRYPILSGLD from the coding sequence ATGACTGAGCTACACATTTCTGCTGTCACACTGAATACAACTCCGCTTGCCTTCCGACGGAATCGAGAGTTGGTCATACAAGCCCTCCAATCGAAAGCAACGGAGAGAGCTGATTTCATCTTATTTCCAGAACTTTGCCTTTCTGGTTATGGTTGTGAAGATGCTTTTTATCGTGAATCCGTTTGGGAGGAGTCATGGAAGAGCCTTTTGGCACTTTTGCCTTTTACATTGGGTCGGACTGTTTTTGTTGGATTGCCTATCTTTCACTCTGGTTTTCTCTATAACTGTGTAGCCGTACTTTCCCAAAACCAAATCAAAGCACTTGTTCCAAAGATCCATCTAGCAAACACTGGTATCCACTACGAGAAACGTTGGTTCCATAGCCCACTGCAAAGGATAGACGATAGGTACATACCAGAATTCGGGCTAGAAGGTGCTTTGCAGACCGAAATCCCATTTGGGCATTTTCTCTTTGTCTCCAACCGAGTTCGCTTTGCTTTAGAAATCTGTGAAGATTCTTGGGTGTCCAAACGACTCTCGCATGAATATGCCGAAAGAGGATTGGACCTATTGTTTTCTCCAGGTGCTTCCCACTTTGCTCTAGGGAAACGAGAAATCCGCCACCGGATCTTTTCCGAAACCAGTCGCTCGAACCAAATTGTCACCGTGTTCACCAATTTACAAGGAAACGAAGCGGGACGTGCCATTTATGATGGTGGAGCCTTTGTCTGCCAACATGGTCGCCTACAAAAAGAAGGGGAGCGTTTTTCCTTTCGGGAACATTCCGTACTCAATTTTGTGACTTCACTTTCCGAAATTCGCGGAGGCCAAGCAAGAGAGAAACGCTCGCACACGGATTCTTTTGTCAGAGAGAGCATCCCAGTCCTGAACTTAGGAGAATGGAACAAACCAAAAGTCAAAGATTTCCGAAACCAAACAACAAGCGAAATTTTGGCCGATGAACTGAGCCCTTTCGAAGAATTTACTCGAGCCGTCTCACTTGGCTTATTTGACTACTTACGAAAATCAAAAACAAAAGGATACACCCTCTCTTTATCCGGAGGTGCTGATAGTGCCGCCTGTGCTATATTAGTTGATTCTATGAAACGATTTGCAAAAGAAGAGCTTGGGGATAGTATTTTTGCAAACCTTGGTATCAATGAAAAAAATCTATTGGTCACTTTATACCAAAAAACAGATAATAATTCTGAAATTACAGAACATATTGCAGAAACACTCTCCAAAGAATTAGGCTGCGAATACCATAGCATTCGGATTGACTCTGCTGTAGAAACTTCTCTCCAACTCATCCAATCCGTAATGAAGCGAGAATTAACATGGGCGGAGGATGATTTAGCTTTGCAAAATATCCAAGCGCGGGTCCGCTCGCCTCTCATCTGGTTATTAGCAAATATGAATGGGCATTTACTTATCTCGACAGGGAATCGTAGTGAAGCAAGCGTTGGTTATACGACCATGGATGGAGATGCCTCTGGTTCGCTTTGTCCGATCAGTGGGGTGAGCAAAGAGTTCATCTTACAATGGTTTGATGATATTTTGGCAGGTAAAAATCGCTATATCCAAGCCAGAGAGAGCATACGTCTCCTACGAAATACCCGACCTACAGCAGAATTGAGACCTCTCCACGAGCACCAAGAAGATGAAAGAGACCTCATGCCCTATCCTCTTTTGCAATCCATTGAGGAAAGTTTTGTAGGTCTGGGCCTTTCCTCTCAAGACTGTCTCAAGCGGATTTCTGATTTGTATCCAAATTTTGAAAGAGAATATCTCAAAAAACAGATTGAACGATTCCAAAAACTCTTCCAAAGTTCACAATGGAAGCGTGAACGTTTGGCACCTTCTTTTCATTTGGACCGGTACGGGCTTGATCCAAAAACTAGCTACCGTTATCCGATCCTCTCTGGTTTAGATTAA
- a CDS encoding LIC_20245 family lipoprotein — translation MGIQKKLLFTSLALLALFFITMFLTFSSDEEENRRKKDQNSKALAYLLQGNSGEKNRANPLGVRDENADSIFDSDYFKSGAMRYEEEVAAQAGQEGEIPINPATGKPYPAEAMESFDELRELFPENDLIPRRMTQEMRAKQEQFNNKLSAATNNVFGGSATPDDVKFYYSHVKKQGNDRLEIINYLIESQGGDDPEMDKKFQEILSNIKFQNEQVDKEMAQAYQKAGIPTP, via the coding sequence ATGGGAATCCAAAAAAAATTACTCTTTACGAGCCTTGCGCTACTGGCCCTATTTTTCATCACAATGTTTTTAACCTTCTCCAGTGATGAAGAAGAAAACAGAAGGAAAAAAGACCAAAATTCTAAGGCTTTGGCCTATTTACTCCAAGGAAACTCTGGTGAAAAGAACCGAGCCAATCCCCTAGGAGTCCGAGATGAGAATGCCGACTCGATTTTCGATTCTGATTACTTTAAATCTGGGGCAATGCGCTACGAAGAAGAGGTCGCTGCACAAGCAGGGCAAGAGGGTGAAATCCCCATCAATCCTGCCACAGGTAAACCCTATCCTGCAGAAGCCATGGAGTCGTTTGACGAGCTGAGAGAATTGTTCCCTGAAAACGATTTGATCCCAAGAAGAATGACACAGGAAATGAGAGCAAAGCAGGAGCAGTTCAATAACAAATTGAGTGCCGCAACGAACAATGTTTTTGGTGGAAGTGCAACACCTGATGATGTCAAATTTTATTATTCACATGTAAAAAAACAAGGCAATGATCGTTTGGAAATCATCAATTATTTAATCGAGAGCCAAGGTGGTGATGACCCTGAAATGGATAAAAAATTTCAGGAGATATTGAGTAATATCAAATTCCAAAATGAGCAAGTTGACAAAGAGATGGCCCAAGCCTACCAAAAAGCAGGTATTCCAACGCCTTAA
- a CDS encoding LIC11073 family putative lipoprotein: MRATLLHPFCLVALSFLSFFRCGTNTDTPVAPFVFLVPAGVPQILAVIRVNNNITDTFQTNLTDFTVNPRPEFLLKYYVTNREPQFVGYNLYITTATPSIIQTISGEWLEDGVQPSFPHLPFQSSTASQNVITKRIRYQIPPPGTYPFQRCQVYNFTLRSFLNNGIISNPSATVSACAGGYEAESVNTGTPPLSLCPVGSGCNSATCSVANCSSPLACPVGTACNPCLEAGKEALGCPCPSGVKRVGCQFIGP; the protein is encoded by the coding sequence ATGAGAGCTACCCTCCTACATCCATTCTGTCTAGTCGCCCTATCTTTCCTCTCTTTTTTTCGTTGTGGGACGAATACAGACACTCCAGTGGCACCCTTCGTATTTTTGGTTCCAGCGGGGGTTCCCCAAATTTTGGCTGTCATCCGTGTAAATAATAACATTACCGATACCTTCCAAACAAACCTAACAGACTTTACCGTTAACCCGCGCCCAGAGTTTTTACTAAAATACTATGTGACGAACCGCGAACCTCAGTTTGTCGGATACAATCTATACATCACAACAGCCACACCTTCCATCATCCAAACCATCTCAGGAGAGTGGCTGGAAGATGGTGTGCAGCCAAGTTTCCCTCACCTTCCTTTCCAGAGTTCCACCGCCTCACAAAACGTGATCACCAAACGGATCCGGTACCAAATCCCTCCCCCAGGGACCTACCCGTTCCAAAGGTGCCAGGTGTATAACTTTACCCTTCGTTCCTTTTTAAACAATGGCATCATTTCCAATCCCTCGGCTACCGTCTCCGCCTGTGCAGGTGGCTATGAAGCGGAGTCTGTCAATACAGGTACGCCCCCACTTTCTCTTTGCCCTGTCGGTTCTGGTTGCAATAGCGCAACTTGCTCTGTTGCCAATTGCTCAAGTCCGCTGGCTTGTCCGGTTGGAACAGCATGCAACCCTTGCCTGGAAGCAGGAAAAGAGGCACTTGGATGCCCATGTCCTTCTGGGGTCAAACGTGTAGGGTGTCAATTCATTGGCCCCTAA
- the rsmI gene encoding 16S rRNA (cytidine(1402)-2'-O)-methyltransferase, with translation MAPKQTGFLYVVATPIGNPRDITLRAIDVLGEVEAVLCESQGETQKLLKQIGVTAKVWPLYKDLSDTPYQSILKGIKEGKSFALVSDAGTPGISDPGSGLVRVVREAGLPVVPVPGASALSALLSVSGFQTNPTLFLGFLSEKPSKKRKELEEAQKTEGLVVFYESVHKLPRLYPLLQELFADTEIMVGRELTKPYEEIKLYPNPEALVSAPPMAKGEFVFLLNHRKKTLKGISESSDT, from the coding sequence TTGGCCCCTAAGCAAACTGGCTTCCTTTACGTTGTGGCAACCCCCATTGGGAACCCGCGAGATATCACCCTCCGGGCCATCGATGTACTGGGAGAGGTAGAAGCTGTTCTTTGTGAATCCCAAGGAGAGACACAAAAACTCTTAAAACAAATTGGAGTCACAGCAAAGGTTTGGCCACTCTACAAAGACCTTTCCGATACCCCCTACCAATCCATTCTAAAGGGAATCAAAGAAGGCAAGTCCTTTGCTCTGGTATCCGATGCGGGCACACCCGGGATATCCGATCCAGGTTCAGGCCTTGTCAGAGTGGTGCGGGAAGCAGGTTTGCCAGTCGTACCAGTCCCAGGAGCCTCTGCTCTCTCGGCCCTCCTCTCGGTCTCTGGGTTCCAAACCAATCCTACCTTGTTTTTGGGATTTCTCTCAGAGAAACCTTCCAAAAAGCGAAAAGAATTGGAGGAAGCTCAAAAAACCGAAGGATTGGTCGTCTTTTATGAATCAGTTCATAAATTACCTAGGTTGTACCCTCTACTCCAAGAGCTATTTGCCGATACTGAAATCATGGTAGGAAGAGAATTGACAAAGCCTTATGAAGAAATCAAACTCTACCCAAACCCCGAGGCTTTGGTTTCAGCACCCCCAATGGCAAAAGGCGAATTTGTTTTTCTCCTAAATCATAGAAAAAAAACGCTTAAGGGAATTTCTGAAAGTTCCGATACCTGA
- a CDS encoding flagellar biosynthesis anti-sigma factor FlgM, whose product MNIDKVGRVGGFGYESKKTNTPAKTESTGPVDTISISDAAKKIASEAKLQSEVKQIAKQIVSMPPEEDRTEKIKAVKERLKNGEYDNLSTEMLDKISDQIANTFLGQQ is encoded by the coding sequence ATGAATATCGATAAAGTTGGAAGAGTAGGTGGTTTTGGATACGAATCCAAAAAAACAAATACGCCTGCGAAAACAGAATCCACAGGTCCTGTAGACACAATTTCAATATCAGATGCTGCAAAGAAAATTGCATCTGAAGCAAAATTGCAATCAGAAGTAAAACAAATCGCAAAACAGATTGTATCTATGCCACCTGAAGAGGATCGCACAGAAAAAATCAAAGCTGTGAAAGAAAGACTCAAAAACGGAGAATATGACAACCTCTCAACTGAGATGTTGGATAAAATTTCCGATCAGATCGCAAATACCTTTTTAGGCCAACAGTAA
- a CDS encoding iron-containing alcohol dehydrogenase, protein MPVLPEWINFQFTPKIHFEIDCGYKLGSFVKNIGSRVVLIATQRELENAEELSIIKTSLEKHSEGVIIYDDIVDKAHFKDIDSVAHFLRIANADCVVAYGSFESINAGKAAGLLATNDFFTEDLYSGKVSPKKKGLPVIVVPTKPLLGNECSPFFSIVDDRDKNRKYFAHEWAFPELIVADPKIGAGMSSSDTAKTGIAILSAAVDSILSKYANEITSSTALRAIELISKNIVTSIREPRNLGAKNSIYAASLLAGIAQSTSSLGLCYALSLSTTTITNLDIFQAMSILLPHVMEYNLTSSAGKYVMIARALDEDVTNISVIEAAIKAVEGIRKIYLELKIPQRLSEYEVKKIDLPGIATLAATYPFLDCLPRELPKNEIETILVAAF, encoded by the coding sequence ATGCCAGTCCTACCGGAATGGATCAACTTCCAGTTCACTCCCAAGATACACTTCGAAATCGACTGTGGTTATAAACTAGGCTCCTTTGTTAAAAACATAGGTTCCAGGGTTGTATTGATTGCCACACAACGCGAGTTAGAAAACGCTGAAGAACTTTCTATTATCAAAACTAGTCTAGAGAAACATTCCGAAGGTGTTATTATATATGATGACATCGTAGACAAAGCACATTTCAAAGACATAGACTCAGTTGCTCATTTCTTACGAATTGCAAATGCAGATTGTGTGGTTGCCTATGGCTCTTTTGAATCCATCAATGCTGGCAAGGCTGCTGGCCTACTCGCAACAAATGATTTTTTTACGGAAGATTTGTATTCCGGTAAGGTAAGCCCCAAGAAAAAAGGGCTACCCGTGATTGTCGTCCCAACCAAGCCCTTGTTAGGAAATGAATGTTCTCCTTTTTTCTCGATTGTTGATGATCGAGATAAGAACAGAAAGTACTTTGCCCATGAGTGGGCTTTCCCCGAACTAATTGTTGCCGACCCAAAAATCGGTGCGGGTATGTCATCTTCCGATACGGCAAAGACTGGTATTGCCATCTTATCAGCGGCAGTGGATAGCATTCTTTCCAAATACGCCAATGAAATCACTTCTTCTACGGCTCTCCGCGCTATCGAATTGATTTCAAAAAATATAGTTACCTCCATCCGAGAGCCCAGAAACTTAGGTGCAAAAAATTCGATTTATGCGGCAAGTTTACTCGCAGGCATAGCCCAATCCACAAGTTCGCTTGGTCTTTGTTATGCTCTTTCTTTATCCACAACAACAATTACCAATTTAGATATATTCCAAGCTATGTCGATACTCCTTCCGCATGTAATGGAATATAACCTCACCTCATCTGCTGGTAAGTATGTCATGATTGCAAGAGCTCTGGATGAGGATGTCACCAATATCTCCGTAATCGAAGCTGCCATCAAAGCGGTGGAAGGAATCAGAAAGATTTACCTTGAGCTCAAGATCCCCCAAAGGCTCTCAGAATATGAAGTAAAAAAAATAGATTTACCTGGAATCGCAACTCTTGCTGCAACCTACCCATTTTTGGATTGTTTGCCAAGAGAGTTACCAAAAAATGAGATAGAAACCATCCTGGTGGCCGCGTTCTAG
- a CDS encoding flagellar motor switch protein FliG — protein sequence MIHYPGKNYHFFKASADAVARIQSKLEPFYPFLKLKAEELPFLCSDPIVVPRFLYRLQWNRQTYPSQSIFTPYYNRYDYKTLSFPYKIPENTNVVKPNESIRLRVDQSPFPLSLKIPFFLEFENLERIQIGAIQNDRKSIFKHRRTRYESAKYLSLRDIVNPSFSEEEILKQIESLYFDQKSKNYLYRLVKILFAGTPSEEQSIISNLFSHEAEFAHFLSKSIFNPELLPLVHGPFLQSFVSQFDERKIKFALPKLSTQLRQLLQKSVSKNKFQMILSAPALQPEPGEGLWELLEMEMYKQFSRNIYYEKDQVITYREMEDESKESKDISPIPSHKFNLWTTQSGIELYAVEANKIYFITKAWIEVLRFDWFISKKELETTIYHRLPKDLILELPNLSHARFLVGAGITQSKEPFEFALQWFEA from the coding sequence TTGATCCACTACCCAGGAAAGAACTACCATTTTTTTAAAGCAAGCGCGGATGCGGTTGCAAGAATCCAAAGCAAACTCGAACCATTTTACCCATTCTTAAAACTCAAAGCAGAAGAACTCCCCTTTCTCTGTTCTGATCCAATTGTTGTTCCTAGATTTTTATACCGTTTGCAATGGAATCGCCAAACCTACCCTTCTCAATCCATCTTCACACCATATTACAATCGTTATGACTATAAAACATTGTCTTTCCCATATAAAATTCCAGAAAATACAAATGTAGTGAAACCAAATGAAAGTATACGTTTGAGAGTCGATCAATCCCCCTTCCCTCTCTCTTTGAAGATTCCTTTCTTTCTTGAATTTGAAAATTTGGAAAGAATACAAATTGGAGCTATCCAGAACGATAGAAAATCGATATTCAAACATAGACGGACAAGGTATGAATCCGCAAAGTATCTGTCTTTGCGAGATATAGTAAATCCAAGCTTCTCGGAAGAAGAAATTCTAAAACAAATAGAATCACTTTATTTTGACCAGAAAAGCAAAAACTATTTATATCGTTTGGTAAAGATTCTCTTTGCTGGTACACCAAGTGAAGAGCAAAGTATCATCTCCAATTTGTTTAGCCATGAAGCAGAGTTTGCCCATTTCCTAAGTAAAAGTATTTTCAACCCGGAATTATTGCCACTGGTGCATGGTCCTTTTTTGCAATCCTTTGTCTCTCAGTTTGATGAAAGGAAAATCAAGTTTGCTTTACCAAAACTTTCGACTCAGCTAAGACAGTTACTCCAAAAATCTGTCTCCAAAAATAAATTTCAAATGATCCTCTCCGCTCCAGCCTTACAACCAGAACCAGGCGAAGGACTATGGGAACTATTAGAAATGGAAATGTACAAACAATTTTCTAGAAACATCTACTATGAAAAAGACCAGGTTATTACGTATCGTGAGATGGAAGACGAGTCCAAAGAAAGCAAAGACATTAGCCCAATCCCATCACATAAATTTAATCTATGGACCACTCAATCAGGAATTGAATTGTATGCGGTCGAAGCGAACAAAATCTATTTTATAACAAAGGCATGGATTGAAGTCTTACGATTTGATTGGTTCATCTCCAAAAAAGAGTTAGAAACCACCATCTACCATAGACTTCCTAAAGATTTAATCTTAGAATTGCCAAATCTTTCCCATGCCCGTTTCTTAGTTGGTGCAGGGATCACCCAAAGCAAGGAACCATTTGAATTTGCTTTGCAATGGTTCGAAGCTTAA